The region ATTGGCTTTTGGACTTGAATTATGTAGAATTTTTACGTGACATCGGTTCTTGCTTCTCAGTTAATAAAATGCTTCAGGCAGAATGCTTTAAGCAGCGATTGGAAAAGGGGCTTTCCTTCCTGGAATTTAACTATATGCTGATGCAAAGCTATGACTTTTTGATGTTAAGCAGAAAATATGATTGTAAAATCGAGTTGGGCGGCGACGACCAGTGGTCCAACATTTTAGGTGGTCTGGAACTTTGCCGCAGAAAAGACCAGAAACAGGTTTACGGTATGACCTTTACTCTGCTGACCAACAGCGAAGGTAAAAAGATGGGCAAAACTGCTTCCGGTGCAGTATGGCTGGACCCCAATAAAACATCACCCTATGATTTCTATCAGTATTGGGTGAATGTTTCCGATGCCGATGTTATTAAATGTATCAAACTTCTGACCTTTGTGCCCATGGACGAGATTCGTAAAATGGAACAATGGGAAGGGGCAGAACTCAATCAGGCAAAGAAAATCCTTGCTTACGAAGTGACCAAGTTGGTTCATGGTGAGGAAGAAGCCAACAAGGTGAAGGCAGCTGCAGAAGCTGTGTTTGGCGGAGTTGGCGTTTCCGCGGACATGCCCACCAAGGAAATCGAAGATTTTGGCGATTCCATCGGTGTTTTAGATTTATTGGCAAATACCGGTATTGTGCCTTCGAAAGGTGAAGCAAGAAGACTGATTCAGCAGAACGGTCTTTCCATTGGGGATGACAAAGTAACCGATCCGATGATGGCAGTTACTAAAGCAGACTTTGAAAAAGAAGGATTTATCATCGTGAAGAAAGGCAAAAAAGCATTCTTCAAAGTGATGATTAAAGGATAAGGCAGAATATTTGAGAAACAGGCACGGAATTTTTCGTGCCTGAAATTTCTTCTATAGGCTAGAAAATTAAGAGGTTTTTCTATGAATCTGAAAGTGATGACCTTTAATATATGCCATGGTGCAGATTATCAAGAGCTGGTGAAAACCAACAAAAGTCCAAACGGACCGCTTTGTTTCGGATATGAATTGACCGAAAAACTTTTTCAGGAAGAAAATGCAGATGATTTAATCAAAATTTGGCATCAAAGCGTAAATCTGGAAAAAATTGCCAAGGTTATCTGTCAGTATGATTGCGATATTATTGGTTTAAACGAAGTCCGCGGAGCGGGAGATTCTCCTTATTATTCCAATCAGGCGGAATTGTTAGGGAAAATGACCGGCAGGGAATTTGCTTTTGCGAAAGCGGTGGAATTTCCCGGCGAGGGTAGCTATGGTACAGCTATTTTGTCTCGATTTCCCATCAAATCTTGTGAAACCGTGAAAATTCCGCAAATGGAAGATTTGCCTAACAGGGAACCCCGTATTTTTTTGAAAGCTGTTCTTTTGATACCGGAAGAAGTGACGGTGTTTGTGAGCCATTTCGGCGGACATGCAAGGGAGCAGGAATTGGCAGTAGAAACATTTTTAAGAGAAATTGAAGATATTAGCACGCCTGTCATTTTGATGGGTGATTTTAACACCACGCCGGACAGTGGGCGGTTGGATAGTATATATGAAGTGATGGAAGAAGCTTTTTTAAAAGAAAATCGATTTACGTTCCCGTCTTTTCATCCTGTTCGAAAGATTGATTATATTTTTGTAAATCATATGGAAAAAAACATTCACTTTTCAAAACCAGAAGTGATTACCAAAATAATTTCAGATCATTATCCTCTTTTTGCAGAGGTTATCTTATAAAAGGAGATTTATCATGACAGGTCTTACCCGTCAACAAGTTGCAGAAAAAACACAAGCTAATCAGACTAATGTGATGCCCAAGCCAAACGTAAGAACAAGCTGGGATATTGTCAGAGAAAATGTGTTTACCTATTTTAATTTTTTAAATACTGTCATCTTTCTTCTGGTGCTAACCACAGGGAGCTGGAAAAACACTCTATTTATGGGAGTAGTCATTTCCAATATCTTGTTGGGAATCGGTCAGGAGTTTTATCTAAAAAGAAAACTGGACCGGCTCAAATCTGTTCGTCAGCAGTATCATACTGTGTTGCGAGACGGAGAAAAAGAACAAATCCGCTCCGAAGCAATCGTGTTGGAGGATATCGTTTTTTTAACTGCAGGAGATCAGATTCCCTGTGATATGCAAATTCTTTGTACCGACTATCTGGAAGTGAATGAAGCGTTAATTACCGGTGAAGCTGACCCCATTTCTAAAAATCAGGGAGATGCTTTGGTTTCCGGTAGTTTTGTGGTGGCAGGTTCTTGCTATGCCAAGGCAGTGAAAGTGGGTAAAGATACCTACTATGCAGGCATTATTACCAGTGCAGGGAGCTATCAGAAGATGGAATCCCGCATTTTAACTGCTATCGGCAAAATTATCAAGGTGATGTCCTATGTGATTCTGCCTTTAGGCATCGTTCTGTTTTTATCCACTTTTTATCGGAACGGCACCGATTGGCAGACAGCAGTGATTTCCACGGCAGCAAGTATTATTGGAATGATTCCTTCCGGACTTTATTTGATTACTACCGTTACCGCAGGCACTTCTGTGTTGAAATTAGCCAACAAAAAAGCGTTGGTCAACGATTTTTCTGCCGTAGAATGTTTAAGTCGTGTTACCACGGTTTGTCTGGATAAAACCGGAACGTTAACCACCGGTGAAATCAAGTTAAAAGAGCTTGTTCCTTATGATGGCACTGTTTATCAGTACCTTCGTTTGTTTGCCAAAGCGTTTCCTGTGAGAAATCCCACTATGGAGGGAATCTATCAGGCGTATGGTGACAAAACCGAGCTTACTTGGGATGTTTGTATTCCTTTTTCTTCGCAGCGGAAGTATTCCGAATTAAAAATCGGGGAACACTGTTATCGGTTAGGTGCCGCAGATCGTTTGGTTAATTCAGAAGATATTTTGAAAACCGTTAGCGAAAAAACCGCACAGGGGGACCGTGTGTTAGCACTTACCCGTGACGGCGAATGCTTGGCGCTTATTGTAATGAGTGATGTAATCAAGAAAGATGCACACTCGGTGTTGGATTATTTTCGTCATGAACAGGTGGATTTAAAAATTATTTCGGGTGACCATCCCGAAACGGTTTCTGCCATTGCCAAACAGCTTGGTTTTATGGATTATGACCGTTATATTGATTTAAATACGCAACCAAAAACCTTAGAACATTATCAAAAACTGGTGGGAACTTATTCCATTTTTGGTCGTGTGACACCGGAGCAAAAACGACTTCTGGTGCAGGCTATGAAGCAAAAGGGAGAAACCGTAGCCATGAGCGGAGACGGTGTGAATGATGTATTAGCATTAAAAGAAGCAGATCTTGCCATTGCTATGGCAAACGGTGCTCAGGCAGCCAAAGCAGTTGCTCAGGTGGTCTTAAGTGAGTCTGATTTTTCACCCGTTCCTCTTATTTTAAAAGAGGGCAGACGAATTGTGAATAATATTGAACGTGTTGCAAGTTTGTATTTATTAAAAACAGGCTTTTCGCTGATATTATCCTTCATTTTTATTTTGCTTGGTACACCTTATCCCTTTGCACCTATCAGTATGACGGTGATTGGTTCTCTTGCTATCGGAACACCTTCTTTCTTTTTGGCAATGGAACCCAATGATAAACCCGTGGGGGAAGATTTCTTCGGTTCCGTGATGAGAGCCACCGTTCCCACTGCTGTGTTAATCGGTTTGTTTGTGGGATTTTTCGGAATTTTAGAAAAAATAGGGGTGCTGGCAGATAAGGATACTCTATCTTTTTACGTCACAGCATATTTTGCCTTTTTCCATCTGATGCAAACCAGCCTTCCTATCAGCATTTGGAAGCTGACGGTGGTTGGGGTTATGCTTGTGCTGTTCTTTATTTGTCTTTTTGTTCCCAATCTGCTGCCTCTCGGCATTTTAGAAGGTTCAGATTTTCTTCTGTTGGGGACAACGATGTTGCTTGGTACGGTGCTGTTGTGCCTGTGCCATAAAGAATCCTGATTTGAAACGATTTGGAGATGAACTATGATTTATTTGGATAATGCAGCTACAACCCGTCCGTATGAATGTGTGGTGGCTCGTGTAACAGATATTTTAACCAATTCTTTTGGGAATCCCTCTTCCTTACACCGTTTGGGTATGGAAGCGGAAGATATTGTGAGAGAAGCCAGAAAAACCATGGCCTCATCCATTGGTGCGAAGGAGAATGAGATTTATTTCACTCCTTCCGGTACGTTAGCCAATAATACTGCTATTTTAGGATACCTTCGCAGAAATAAGCATAAAGGTAATAAGGTGCTGATTTCTATGGTGGAACATGCTTCGGTTTATAACATTGGAAAACAATTGGAAAAAGAGGGCTATCAGGTAGAATGGATTCCCGTTGTCAACGCTGAAGTTGACTGGGATTTTTTAGCGGAACAGTTAAATGATGATGTGGCGCTTGTAAGCGTGATGGCAGTCAATAACGAAACGGGGACTTTGTTTGATATTGCAAAAATCAAACGGATGATGAAAGAAAAAGCACCCAATGCGGTACTGCATTCCGATTGTATTCAAGCGTATGGAAAACTGGATATTCACGTTCGTGAGTTTGGAGCGGATCTGATGAGCTTTTCCGGTCATAAAATCGGTGCCCCCAAAGGAATCGGTGCTTTGTATGTGAAAAAAGGAATCTTACTGGAATCGCTTTATTATGGCGGCGGTCAGGAAGAAAATCTGTTTTCGGGAACGGAAAATGTGGCAAATATTGCGGCATTTTCGGAAGCTGTAAAGATTTTTCGTAAGGAACATCCCATAGAAAAAATGAAAGAACTTTCCTCGTTGTTTCTGAGTTTGTTGGATTCTGATATTTTAGTGAACAGCCAAAACAGCTTAGGAACTATTGTGAACATTTCCTTAAATCTTCGTTCGGAAATTGTGCTTCATATGTTGGAAAGTGAAGGGATTTATGTGTCTTCCGGTTCTGCTTGTTCTGAGAAAAAGGGCGGGAACAACCGTGTACTCGCTGCATTCTCTGTGCCGAAAGCAATGCAGGATACGGCAATCCGCGTTTCTTTTTCTCATCAAAACACCGAAGAGGAAGTCCGTTTTGCAGCAGAAAAAATCAATCAAATCTTCCAACAGAACAAAATCAGAGCAAAAAAATAAAAAAAATTGAAAAACTTTAAAAAATCACTTGACATTTTAGAGGTTATTCGTTATAATATTGAGTGCTAAAATTGATAAATACTGTTTTTTTGAATCAAGATTTAGCGTTTTTCCCGAAATGGGAACCCATAATTGTTAAAGTAATCAATGATATATTTGGAGGTGCAAAAACATGAAAAGAACTTATCAGCCCAAGAAAAGACAGAGAAAAAGAGAACACGGTTTCTTCAAAAGAATGAGAACCAGAAACGGTAGAAAAATCTTAGCTAGAAGAAGAGCAAGAGGCAGAGTTAGTCTTAGCGCATAATTCATAAGATAAGAAATGTCGTCAGATGCTTAACGCTTACGACATTTTTTTTCATTTAGCCCATTAAAAAAAGATTGCAACATTCGTTGGATTTTTCTAAAAATGTGAGGGAGACGGTTTGATTCACGCTACTTCTTTAACAGAAAACTACGAATTTCAAAGAGTTTACAAAAAAGGTCGGTCTTATCCCGGCAGATATGTGGTACTCTATTACCGTAACAATAATCACAAAGATTTGCGTTACGGCATTACTGCTACCAAAAAAATCGGGAAGGCTTGTAAGAGAAACCGTGCAAGACGGTTGATTTTTGAGAATATGAGACTTTTTTTCCCCACGATGAAAAAGGGGTATGACCTGGTGGTTGTGGCTCGTCCTGCCATTTTGGGTACCGATTTTTTCTCGTTGGGAAAAGAACTTTCCAGACTGTTACATAAAGCAGGTGCATTTGATGCTCAGTAAACTGTTTATTTTATTGGTTCGGGGGTATCAGAGGTGGATTTCGCCACTTTTGGGTGCCCGTTGCCGATTTCATCCAACGTGCTCTCAGTATGCTATTTTAGCGGTGCAAAAATACGGCTTTTTCAAAGGATTTTGTAAGGCTGTTTGGCGCATTTTACGTTGCAATCCATGGAATCCGGGAGGGATAGATTATCCGTAAAATCCCGGCAACAGAAAGGAAAATACAATGGATTGGTTATACCAGCTTTTAGGTCTCGTTATGAGACTCATTTATAATTTAGTCCAGAATTTCGGTTGGTCTATTATTATTTTCACGGTATTGGTTCGTGTTTGTATGTTGCCCTTAGTGTTAAAACAGCAGAAATCTATGGCACATATGCAGAAGATTCAACCTGCTCTGCAGGAAATTCAGGAAAAATATCAGTACGATAAGAATAAACAAAGCGAAGAAACTATGAAGCTTTATCAGCAGCATAAAATCAATCCCTTAAGCAGTTGCTTACCGTTAATTGTGCAGATGCTGGTATTGTTCTCTGTGTATGCAGTTATTCAGAATCCTATTACTTACGTTCTGCAAACTACCGGTGACGGGTTGAAAACCGCTTTTGAAGCCTTGATGAATGGGGCGGAAACGCTCACCGGATATTCCTCTCAGTTGGATGTTGCTGCTTGGGTAAGTTCCCACATGGCAGAAGCCGGAACCCTTTTGACCAAAGCAGGAAGCACGCTGAAACCGGAACAGTTTGCACTGAATTTTAAACTGTTTGGTCTTAATTTGGGAAGCGTCCCCGGTGTGGCGATTGCTGAAGGAAATAGTATTTTCTGGATATTCCCCCTCGTTGCAGCTTTGTCTACCTTCTTAACCAGCTTCATTTCTCAGAAAATGATGGCTAGAACTCAGACCAGTGAACAGGCATCTCAGATGAAAATGATGCAGTATTTCTTCCCCTTGATGACAGGTTGGTTCTGTTATAAATTGCCTGCTGCAATGGGACTTTACTGGATTGTTGGTAATGTTTTGCAGATTCTGCAGAGCTTTACTTTAGACCGCTATGTGATTCGAAAAGAAGCTCAGGTAATTGAAGTCAAAGAAGAACAGAAACGTTTGGCTAGAAAAGAAATGAAAAAGAAGAAAAAGAAATAGAAAGGATGGAAAACATCTGTGAAAGAAATTATCACCTCTGCGAAAACAGTTGATGAAGCGATTGAAAAAGCTGTGCAGGAACTGGGTGTAGACAGAGATTTAATTGAGATTGAAATTTTAAATGCACCCACCTCAGGATTTTTGGGAATTGGTGCAAAGCCTGCAAGAATCTTAGCAAGATATGACGTAAAAAAACCGGAGGAAGAAACTTCCGCTCCTAAAAAAGAAGCAAAAGCTCCCAAGGCAAGACCTGAAAGAGCAGAAAAAACCGCAAGAACCGAGAAGAAGGTTGTAAAGGAAGAAGTAAAAGCAGAACCGAAAAAACCTTCTGTCAATTATGAAGATGATGCCGATTTTGTTCCTACTGAAAACGGCGTAGCATTTGTGGAAGAACACGTGAAAGAGCTGTTCAGACTGATGGATATTGCAGTTACCGCAGAAGTAACCCAGAAAGGCAGAATCATTTCTGTGAATCTGGTTGGGGAAGAAGCGGGTAACATCATCGGGAAACACGGTGATACCTTGGATGCTATTCAGCATATGCTGCAGTTAGCATTCAATAAAAAGATAAAAGGCGGCGAAAAAATCCGCTTAGATACCGAAGATTATCGTATGAAACGTGAAAAAACCTTAACCGGCTTGGCAAAAAGCATTGCAAACCGCGTAATTAAGTCTCACGGTAAATACGAATTGGAACCCATGAAAGCGTATGAAAGAAGAATCATCCATTCCGCTCTGCAGAGCTATCCGATGATTACTACCTACTCTGTTGGCGTGGAACCTCAGAGACGTCTGATTGTTGCATTTAAGCACAGAAATCAGCAGAATCAGGATGTAGCAGAAACTACCGAAGAATAAGGTGGATGCTCGATAAAATACCGCAGAGCGTTTTACTACCAACAAACCTCATCACTCGGCGTACACCCGGTACGCCTTCGGATTACCCCTTCTGGTTCGGTTTGTTTGTTCTACGATATTTTCTCATCGCCTGATTTGATGGTGGATGCTCGATAAAATACCGCAGAGCGAAAATTTAAAATAAGGGGCTGTCTGAAACATAGACAGCCCTTCACATATGCTGGTGTGGCTCAAAGGCAGAGCAGCGGTATCGTAAACCGCAGGTTGCAAGTTCGATTCTTGTCACCAGCTCCAAAAAACCGTACACAGATGTGTACGGTTTTTTGCTTTTATGATGATAAAAGAGATGAAGAAATGATGGATTGGTTATTCGATTAGATGGTTCTTTTGCAAAACAGATGATTTTAAAATGCAAATGGCTTTTTCTAAGCTGAAATTACATAAAAGATGTCCTTTTTTCGTATTTACATATGAGGCAAGTCGTGATATACTAAAGATAGTATATCCAGATAACAATGTAAGGAGGATATTGGAAGTATGAAAAAATTAAAAGTAATTTTAATCGGTGCCGGTGATCGAGGCAGAATTTATATCAGCAGAATGGATCCTGAAAAATTTCAGGTGGTTGGCGTTGCGGATCCCGTTCCGGCATTAAGACAGTTTGTAAAAGAAACCTACAATTTAACCGATGATCAGTGTTACGAAAGCTATGAAGACATTTTAGCAGTTCCCAAATTTGCAGATATTGCTATCATTGCAACCATGGACCAGCTTCATTATGCTCCTTGTATGAAAGCCATTGAATTAGGTTACGACATTCTGTTGGAAAAACCTGTTTCAGCAGACTATCAGGAGTGTGTGGATATGGCAAACGCTGCCAAAGAAAAAGGCAACAAAGTGTTGGTTTGTCATGTGTTGCGTTATGCACCCTTCTTTATGAAAATAAAAGAAATGATTAACGAAGGAAAAATTGGTCAGGTTGTTTCTGTGCATCACACTGAATGTGTAGGTCACGTGCATCAGAGCCATAGCTTCGTTAGGGGTAACTGGGGTAACTCTGAAAGAAGCTCCTGCATGATTCTGCAGAAATGCTGTCACGATATGGATATTATGCAGTGGCTGGTTGGTTCTCCCTGCAAAAACGTTCATTCGTTCGGCTCTTTGGGCCATTTCACCAGAGCAAACGCTCCCGAAGGTTCTCCTGAACGTTGTGACAAAACTTGTCCCATCTATGATACCTGTTATTACAATGCAGTAAAACTGTACTTAGAAGACGAAAAGAACACCTGGTTCCGAAATGCTGCCACCAAAATTGAAACTCCCACCAATGAACAGGTGGCAGAAGCATTAAAAACCACTCAGTACGGCAAATGTGTTTACAAATGCGATAACGATGTTGTAGACCGTCAGGTTGTAAACTTAGAATTTGAAAATGGTGCTGTGGCATCTTTCAATATGAGTGCTTTCAACGAAGGTGGACGTTACATCCGCGTTATGGGTACCGACGGTGAATTAAGCGGTTCCATCGGTGATATGCAGCTGGAATTCTTTGATTTCAGAACCCGTCAGAAAACCCAGATTGATTTGATAAATGCTACTGCTTCCAATTCTATCGTTGGCGGACACGGTGGCGGTGATCAGGGCTTGGTGAACTCTTTATATGATTACATCACCGGGAACTGTGACGAAAAGGAACTCAGTGCCATTGCAATTTCCGTGGAAAACCACTTGATTTCTTTCGCAGCAGAAAAATCCAGAGTGGAAGGTTCTATTGTAAATTTAGCAGAATTCAAAAAAGAATTAGGATTGAAAGAATAGAACACATACAAAAAAAGGAAGTATCCGATGATACTTCCTTTTTTGATGCCAAAAAACAAAAGAATTATTCTTTTACTTTGTTGTATTCTTTTACCATGAGCGCACGTTTGTAGCCACGGTCTTCGGAGATGGAATCAATATAGAATTTTCTGCCGTAGTAAAATCGAACCAAATCAAAATATTTGGCTGCGGTGTGCAGTTCCAGTCGTTTTACGCCTTTTTCCATCATCACGGTGTCCACCACGCTCATTAAACTTTTGCCAACCCCGTGGTTCTGGAATTCTGGACTAACGCCGAAACGACTTAAGTATGCGGTGCCGTCTTCTTTCACTTTGATACGCACACTGCCTGCAGGCACTTCGTTGATGAATGCCACAAACACTAATTTGTTGTCTAAATCACGAAGAATATCATCATAGGTTTCATTTAATGCTTCGGTATCTTCCAGCCCTGCATTTTTTACGTATTTCTGGAAAGAAATTTTGGTAATTGCCTGAATTTCAGGAATTTCCGCTTCAGTTGCCAAACGGATATGAAAGCCGTAGTAATCTTTTTCCTGTGCCATTTTTTATCTCCTTATTTCTTGTAGGAATCAGCCATCAGCATAGTCATAATTGCTTTTTGTGCATGCAATCTGTTTTCTGCTTCCTGGAAAATTCTGGAATGAGGACCATCAATTACATCCTCGGTTACTTCAAAGCCTCTGTATGCAGGCAGACAATGTAAGAAGATGGAGTTTTCATCGGTTAAGGAGAACAGTTTTTTGTTTACCTGATAATCACCGAATTCTTTTACTTTGGTTGCTTTTTCTGCTTCCTGACCCATACTTACCCAAGTGTCGGTATAAACGATGTTGGCACCTTTCATTGCTTCTTCGGGGTCACAGGTTTCCACGATTTTACAGCTTTTTGCCAGTGCTTTTGCTTTTTCAATCTGGTCGGGTACACATTTATATTTTTCGGGAGTTGCAATATAACAATCAATTCCTGCCATTGCACAAGCATGTGCTAAGGAGTGTGCCATATTGTTGCCGTCACCCACATAAGCAAATTTCAGACCTTCCAGTTTGCCGAATTCTTCGTAGATGGTCTGCATATCTGCCATTGCCTGACAGGGATGTTCTAAGTCGGTTAAGGCGTTGATTACGGGGATAGAACCGTATTTTGCCAGATCATACACGTCGTCTTGCGAGAAGGTACGAATCATAATCCCGTCCAGCATTCCGGACAATACGTTTGCAGTGTCATAAATGGTTTCCCCTCTGCCGAGCTGAATGTCATTGGAGCTTAAGAACAGGGGATGGCCACCCAGCTGATACATTCCAACTTCAAAGGAAACACGGGTTCTGGTAGAAGATTTTGCAAAAATCATCCCTAAGCTTTTGCCCGCAAGATAGGGGTGGGGAGTGCCAGCTTTCTGCATTTTTTTCAGTTTATGCGCTAAGGTTAAAATATCGTCAAATTCCTGTTTTGTAATATCGGTAATACTAATAAAATGTTTCATTTCTTTTCAATCCTCTCTTTTATAATGCTTGCAGTAATTCGTCTAATTTATCGGTAAGTAAATTGATTTCTTTTTCGGTAATAATCAGAGGGGGAACCAGTCGGAACACGGTTTCACCCACAGTGCCAACCAAAAATCCTGCTTCAAACAATTTTTTTGATAAGGCTTTTGCAACGGGTTTTGCGAACTCTACGCCAATCATCAGCCCTTTTCCGCGAACTTCTTTGATAATGGGAAATTTATCTTTTAAAGCGGTTAATTTTTCTTGGAAAATCGCACCCATTGTTTTGGCATTTTCTAAAACACCGTTTTCTAATAGTTCATTTACCACACAAAGACCTGCCGCAGTTGCTAAAGGATTTCCGCCAAAGGTAGTTCCGTGGTCACCGGGAACAAACGCAGAAAATTTTTCTTTGCAGAGAATTGCCCCAATGGGAACGCCACCTGCCAAGGCTTTTGCCAATGTGAAAATATCAGGTTCCACACCAACGGTTTCGTAAGCAAACAGGGTACCGCATCTGCCCATACCGGTTTGCACTTCGTCAAAAATCAGGACAATATCTTTTTCGGTACAGATTTTTCTGATTTCTTCTAAGTAAGTTTTTTCTAACGGACGAACGCCGCTTTCTCCCTGAATCACTTCCAGCATCACAGCACCGGTTTTTTCAGTGACTGCAGCCTTGAACGCATCAATATCATTTGCAGGAACGTGAATGAATTTTTCAACCAAAGGAGCGTAGGGCTTTTGATATTTTTCTTGTCCCGTAGCAGAAAGGGTTGCTAAGGTTCTTCCGTGAAAGGAATTTTCCAAGGTGATTACCTCAGGTTTTTCCTGTCCTTTATTATAAAAATATTTTCTGGCAAGTTTTAGGGCACCTTCGTTTGCTTCTGCACCGGAATTTGCAAAAAATGCTCTGTCGGCACAGGAGTTTTCACAAAGTGCTTTGGCTAAATTTGCCTGAGATTCAATATAATATAAGCTGGAAGTATGAATCAGTTTTTTTGCCTGATTGCAGATGGTTTCCACCAGTTTCGGATGATTGTGACCTAAGCAGTTTACCGCAATTCCTGCCATAAAATCATAGTAGATTTTACCGTCGGTTGCGGTCATGGTCATACCGTTACCTTCGGTGAAACAGACGGGAAGTCTTTCACCAAAAGTGTTCATATAATATGTTTTGTCGGTTTGTTTAATTTGCTCTAACATGTTTCTCACCTTTATTGCATAATTATGCAAGTATAATCAATAATAAACCTATTATAATACATAATTATGCATTTGTCAATAAGTTTTGCAATATTTTCTGTTTTTTCAAAAAAGTTATTTACAAATAGGGAATATTATGTTATAATACTATATTGAAGAAATATTGATAAATGTTGAAAAAAAGGTCCGCAATCTTGTTCTCGAGAGAGCAGACACCAACAAAAGAATTGAGAATTTATGCATAATATATACATGGATGCACAAAACCCGTAAGGAAAGGAACACGGCAGATTTCATATCGCCTTTTGGTAATCTTATGAGTGACAGATTAAATCATATCAGAAACTTTTCGATTATAGCACATATTGACCACGGAAAATCCACTCTGGCAGACCGTCTGCTTGAGAAAACCGGGGTTGTTTCTGCCAGAGAAATGGAAGAGCAGCTTTTAGACAATATGGAGCTGGAAAAAGAACGTGGCATCACCATTAAGGCAAGAGCCGTTCGTCTGGTGTACCGTGCAAAAAACGGAGAAGAATATATCTATAATCTCATTGACACTCCCGGTCACGTGGACTTTAACTACGAAGTATCCCGCAGTTTAAAAGCTTGTGAAGGTGCTATTCTGATTGTGGATGCGGCCCAGGGGATTGAAGCACAGACTCTAGCAAATGCCTACTTAGCGGTAGACAGTGATCTGGAAATTCTGCCTGTCATCAATAAAATTGACCTGCCCAGTGCAAGACCGGATGAAATCAAAAGAGAAATTGAAGACATTATCGGTATCCCTGCAGATGAGGCTCCGCTGATTTCTGCAAAAAACGGCACCAACATTGAAGATGTGTTAGAAGCGATTGCTAACACCATTCCTGCTCCCAAGGGCGATGAAAACGCTCCCTTAAAAGCGTTGATTTTTGACTCATACTATGATGCTTATAAAGGTGTTATTATCTATATCCGTGTGATGGACGGAAAAATCACCAAAGACACTACCATGAAAATGATGTCCAACGGCAAAGAAT is a window of Oscillospiraceae bacterium DNA encoding:
- a CDS encoding protein jag → MKEIITSAKTVDEAIEKAVQELGVDRDLIEIEILNAPTSGFLGIGAKPARILARYDVKKPEEETSAPKKEAKAPKARPERAEKTARTEKKVVKEEVKAEPKKPSVNYEDDADFVPTENGVAFVEEHVKELFRLMDIAVTAEVTQKGRIISVNLVGEEAGNIIGKHGDTLDAIQHMLQLAFNKKIKGGEKIRLDTEDYRMKREKTLTGLAKSIANRVIKSHGKYELEPMKAYERRIIHSALQSYPMITTYSVGVEPQRRLIVAFKHRNQQNQDVAETTEE
- a CDS encoding Gfo/Idh/MocA family oxidoreductase; translation: MKKLKVILIGAGDRGRIYISRMDPEKFQVVGVADPVPALRQFVKETYNLTDDQCYESYEDILAVPKFADIAIIATMDQLHYAPCMKAIELGYDILLEKPVSADYQECVDMANAAKEKGNKVLVCHVLRYAPFFMKIKEMINEGKIGQVVSVHHTECVGHVHQSHSFVRGNWGNSERSSCMILQKCCHDMDIMQWLVGSPCKNVHSFGSLGHFTRANAPEGSPERCDKTCPIYDTCYYNAVKLYLEDEKNTWFRNAATKIETPTNEQVAEALKTTQYGKCVYKCDNDVVDRQVVNLEFENGAVASFNMSAFNEGGRYIRVMGTDGELSGSIGDMQLEFFDFRTRQKTQIDLINATASNSIVGGHGGGDQGLVNSLYDYITGNCDEKELSAIAISVENHLISFAAEKSRVEGSIVNLAEFKKELGLKE
- a CDS encoding GNAT family N-acetyltransferase translates to MAQEKDYYGFHIRLATEAEIPEIQAITKISFQKYVKNAGLEDTEALNETYDDILRDLDNKLVFVAFINEVPAGSVRIKVKEDGTAYLSRFGVSPEFQNHGVGKSLMSVVDTVMMEKGVKRLELHTAAKYFDLVRFYYGRKFYIDSISEDRGYKRALMVKEYNKVKE
- the argF gene encoding ornithine carbamoyltransferase — its product is MKHFISITDITKQEFDDILTLAHKLKKMQKAGTPHPYLAGKSLGMIFAKSSTRTRVSFEVGMYQLGGHPLFLSSNDIQLGRGETIYDTANVLSGMLDGIMIRTFSQDDVYDLAKYGSIPVINALTDLEHPCQAMADMQTIYEEFGKLEGLKFAYVGDGNNMAHSLAHACAMAGIDCYIATPEKYKCVPDQIEKAKALAKSCKIVETCDPEEAMKGANIVYTDTWVSMGQEAEKATKVKEFGDYQVNKKLFSLTDENSIFLHCLPAYRGFEVTEDVIDGPHSRIFQEAENRLHAQKAIMTMLMADSYKK
- a CDS encoding aspartate aminotransferase family protein encodes the protein MLEQIKQTDKTYYMNTFGERLPVCFTEGNGMTMTATDGKIYYDFMAGIAVNCLGHNHPKLVETICNQAKKLIHTSSLYYIESQANLAKALCENSCADRAFFANSGAEANEGALKLARKYFYNKGQEKPEVITLENSFHGRTLATLSATGQEKYQKPYAPLVEKFIHVPANDIDAFKAAVTEKTGAVMLEVIQGESGVRPLEKTYLEEIRKICTEKDIVLIFDEVQTGMGRCGTLFAYETVGVEPDIFTLAKALAGGVPIGAILCKEKFSAFVPGDHGTTFGGNPLATAAGLCVVNELLENGVLENAKTMGAIFQEKLTALKDKFPIIKEVRGKGLMIGVEFAKPVAKALSKKLFEAGFLVGTVGETVFRLVPPLIITEKEINLLTDKLDELLQAL